A region of Drosophila suzukii chromosome 2L, CBGP_Dsuzu_IsoJpt1.0, whole genome shotgun sequence DNA encodes the following proteins:
- the LOC108016941 gene encoding C-type lectin 37Da-like yields the protein MLMKVVAVFLLVASVALGVSYDKYTIKILNGNPNNVNVNSSPFIEINEGFYYFGQERVNWHVADENCRKLGSDLVSFETAQEFDAITEYLKSKGERTEHWTSGNDLGTEGAHKWYPSATRININRWALNQPDNAAGIEHCIHIGYIYPNSANMEMNDRPCRDRENSFLKYVCEAPKPETISIVVWK from the exons ATGTTAATGAAAGTAGTTGCAGTTTTTTTACTTGTCGCGAGCGTTGCTCTTGGAGTTTCTTACGACAAATACaccattaaaattttaaatg GGAACCCAAACAACGTAAACGTTAATTCAAGTCCCTTCATCGAGATCAATGAAGGGTTCTATTACTTTGGACAGGAAAGGGTTAATTGGCATGTCGCCGACGAGAACTGCCGCAAGTTGGGATCAGATCTGGTTTCCTTTGAAACAGCTCAAGAGTTCGATGCCATTActgaatatttaaaaagcaAGGGAGAACGCACCGAGCACTGGACATCCGGCAATGACTTGGGAACTGAAGGCGCTCACAAATGGTATCCCAGTGCTACAAGAATAAACATTAATCGGTGGGCACTTAACCAACCAGACAATGCTGCTGGAATAGAGCATTGCATACACATCGGTTACATATATCCCAACTCAGCGAATATGGAAATGAACGATCGTCCCTGCAGAGATCGCGAAAACagctttttaaaatatgtttgtgAGGCTCCAAAACCTGAAACTATATCTATTGTTGTTTGGAAATAG
- the lectin-37Db gene encoding C-type lectin 37Db translates to MFSVHLPCLILWNALLLGAFPLDRQSILMVGGKDYYISLDKSNWFEATNRCRQRDGFLLNLESQEELELLRPFLHPAYRYWLFINDLGVRGVYVSEATGLEAPFLNWSAGQPDNSDGDDRCVELWPSTSSQFRMNDLSCRRLIAFICQLN, encoded by the exons ATGTTCAGTGTACATCTGCCGTGTCTGATTTTGTGGAATGCTCTACTTTTGGGGGCCTTCCCCTTGGATCGCCAAA GTATTCTAATGGTTGGTGGAAAGGATTACTACATTTCTCTGGACAAATCAAACTGGTTTGAAGCAACCAACCGTTGCCGTCAAAGGGATGGATTCCTACTGAATCTGGAGAGCCAGGAGGAACTAGAACTCCTTAGACCTTTCCTCCACCCAGCCTACAGATACTGGCTATTCATCAATGATCTTGGAGTTCGGGGCGTATACGTATCGGAGGCTACTGGTCTTGAGGCCCCATTTCTAAATTGGTCCGCCGGACAGCCGGACAACAGCGATGGCGACGATCGGTGTGTTGAGCTCTGGCCATCGACAAGTTCCCAGTTCCGAATGAACGATCTATCCTGCAGAAGGTTGATCGCCTTTATTTGCCAGTTAAACTAG